A section of the Streptomyces sp. SLBN-118 genome encodes:
- the arfB gene encoding alternative ribosome rescue aminoacyl-tRNA hydrolase ArfB, translating to MSGPYIIRGSVSLPEAELMWRFSRSSGPGGQHVNTSDSQVELRFDLARTEALPQVWKDRALERLAGRIVGGVIAVRASEHRSQWRNRETAAVRLASLLAEATAPPPKPRRATRIPRGINERRLREKKQRAETKRGRTGRDW from the coding sequence ATGTCCGGTCCCTACATCATCCGCGGTTCGGTCTCCCTGCCGGAGGCCGAGCTCATGTGGCGTTTCTCGCGGTCGTCGGGACCGGGTGGCCAGCACGTCAACACCAGTGACTCGCAGGTGGAGCTCCGCTTCGACCTCGCGAGGACCGAGGCGCTTCCACAGGTCTGGAAGGACCGTGCGCTGGAGCGTCTGGCGGGCCGGATCGTGGGCGGTGTGATCGCGGTCCGCGCGTCGGAACACCGTTCGCAGTGGCGCAACCGCGAGACCGCGGCCGTGCGGCTGGCCTCCCTGCTGGCCGAGGCGACGGCTCCGCCGCCGAAGCCGCGCCGGGCGACGAGGATTCCGCGGGGCATCAACGAGCGCCGGCTGCGGGAGAAGAAGCAGCGCGCGGAGACGAAGCGTGGCCGCACCGGCCGCGACTGGTAG
- a CDS encoding TerD family protein: protein MAVSLSKGGNVSLTKEAPGLTAVTVGLGWDVRTTTGTDFDLDASAIGVNPGGKVASDAHFVFFNNKATPDQTIVHTGDNRTGEGGGDDEQINVNLAGLPADVDKIVFPVSIYDAVNRSQNFGQVRNAYIRIVNQAGGAEIARYDLSEDAATETAMVFGELYRNGAEWKFRAVGQGYASGLEGIARDFGVSI from the coding sequence ATGGCAGTAAGCCTGTCCAAGGGCGGCAACGTCTCGCTCACCAAGGAGGCACCGGGCCTGACCGCCGTCACGGTCGGCCTCGGCTGGGACGTCCGTACCACCACCGGCACCGACTTCGACCTAGACGCCTCCGCGATCGGCGTGAACCCCGGCGGCAAGGTCGCGTCCGACGCCCACTTCGTCTTCTTCAACAACAAGGCGACGCCCGACCAGACCATCGTCCACACCGGTGACAACCGCACCGGCGAGGGCGGCGGCGACGACGAGCAGATCAACGTCAACCTGGCGGGTCTGCCGGCCGACGTCGACAAGATCGTCTTCCCGGTCTCCATCTACGACGCCGTCAACCGCAGCCAGAACTTCGGCCAGGTGCGCAACGCCTACATCCGCATCGTCAACCAGGCCGGCGGCGCCGAGATCGCGCGTTACGACCTGAGCGAGGACGCCGCCACCGAGACCGCGATGGTCTTCGGCGAGCTCTACCGCAATGGCGCGGAGTGGAAGTTCCGTGCCGTCGGCCAGGGGTACGCCTCGGGTCTTGAGGGCATCGCCCGCGACTTCGGCGTCAGCATCTGA
- a CDS encoding M1 family metallopeptidase, protein MRTLVRTLTPAVALLLLTGCTGGGAGVHGKPGSAGVRDPLFRGLGNGGYDVQHYALTLEYDPDTSHLEGTAEITARATQDLSSFNLDLHGLKVDGATVDGKEAAANRAGDELTLRPHRDIDKGRTFRTVVRYSGEPQTITDDDEEKSEEGWLETRSGALAVGEPSGSMAWFPSNNHPSDKATYDITVTVPKGLQAISNGEPAKPKTTGGSRTYAWKSRQPMASYLATLAIGDYKVTPSRTSTGLPVLTAVDPAVGKKYAQLIAQVPEIVEWGEENFGRYPFSSAGVIVVPEGDVGYALETQTKPVIPVNELPDTLVHEIAHQWFGNSVTPKSWKDMWLNEGFATYAEWIWHEDFDATPAKESFAAAFADDSNWAFPPADPPSAAEVSEKPVYDRGAMVLHKVRQAVGEKAFFEIVKGWAQEHRHGNASTADFTSYLEEKSGKDLTELWDTWLYGMDKPASP, encoded by the coding sequence ATGCGAACTCTCGTACGTACCCTGACGCCCGCCGTCGCGCTGCTCCTGCTCACGGGCTGCACCGGCGGCGGCGCGGGGGTGCACGGCAAGCCGGGCTCCGCGGGGGTGCGCGACCCGCTCTTCCGCGGGCTCGGCAACGGCGGGTACGACGTCCAGCACTACGCCCTGACCCTCGAATACGACCCGGACACGAGCCACCTCGAGGGCACCGCCGAGATCACCGCCCGCGCCACCCAGGACCTGAGCTCCTTCAATCTCGACCTTCACGGGCTGAAGGTCGACGGCGCCACGGTCGACGGCAAGGAGGCGGCGGCCAACCGGGCGGGCGACGAGCTGACACTGCGCCCGCACCGCGACATCGACAAGGGCAGGACCTTCCGTACGGTCGTCCGCTACTCCGGCGAACCGCAGACGATCACCGACGACGACGAAGAGAAGTCGGAGGAGGGCTGGCTGGAGACCCGGAGCGGCGCGCTCGCGGTCGGCGAGCCCAGCGGCTCGATGGCCTGGTTCCCGAGCAACAACCACCCGAGCGACAAGGCCACGTACGACATCACTGTCACCGTGCCCAAGGGGCTGCAGGCGATCTCCAACGGTGAGCCGGCGAAGCCGAAAACGACCGGCGGGAGCAGGACGTACGCCTGGAAGTCCCGGCAGCCGATGGCCAGTTACCTCGCCACGCTCGCCATTGGCGACTACAAGGTGACGCCGTCCCGCACTTCCACCGGCCTGCCGGTTCTCACGGCTGTGGACCCGGCTGTGGGGAAGAAATATGCCCAGCTGATCGCACAGGTCCCCGAGATCGTGGAGTGGGGGGAGGAGAACTTCGGCCGCTACCCCTTCTCCTCCGCAGGCGTGATCGTCGTGCCGGAGGGCGATGTCGGCTACGCCCTGGAGACCCAGACCAAGCCCGTGATCCCGGTGAACGAGCTCCCGGACACGCTCGTGCACGAGATCGCCCACCAGTGGTTCGGCAATTCAGTGACGCCCAAGTCCTGGAAGGACATGTGGCTCAACGAAGGCTTCGCCACCTACGCGGAGTGGATCTGGCACGAGGACTTCGACGCCACCCCGGCCAAGGAGAGTTTCGCCGCCGCCTTCGCCGACGACAGCAACTGGGCCTTCCCGCCCGCCGATCCGCCGTCCGCGGCGGAGGTCTCGGAAAAACCGGTGTACGACCGCGGCGCGATGGTCCTGCACAAGGTCCGGCAGGCGGTCGGCGAGAAGGCGTTCTTCGAGATCGTGAAGGGCTGGGCGCAGGAGCACCGTCACGGCAACGCCTCGACCGCCGACTTCACTTCGTACCTAGAGGAGAAGTCCGGCAAGGACCTCACCGAGCTCTGGGACACCTGGCTGTACGGCATGGACAAACCCGCGAGTCCATGA
- a CDS encoding M4 family metallopeptidase → MVAVALTSGSASAQADREKGATALVLSAAQRTAALKDAQSEAATTARAIGLGGKEKLVVRDVVKDADGTVHTRYERTYDGLPVVGGDLVVHEKKSGARSTTKATNAPIAVASTAPSISAASAKKSALASSDARSETASSARKVIWAATGRPTLAWESVVTGIQQDGTPSERHVLTDAATGKELYAYEAIETGTGNSQYSGTVTLGTAPSYTLTDTGRGGHKTYDLGGATNGTGTLFSDPDDTWGDGTAANRQTAAVDAHYGAAVTWDFYKNELSRNGIRGDGVAAYSRVHYGNAYVNAFWSDQCFCMTYGDGAANLKPLTSLDVAGHEMSHGLTASTAGLRYNKESGGLNEATSDIFGTSVEFYAANTADAGDYLIGEKIDIRGNGTPLRYMDKPSRDGNSADYWSRTVGRLDVHYSSGPANHFFYLLSEGSGAKTINGVSYDSPTYDGSTVTGIGRVKAYKIWYKALSTYMTSSTNYAGARAATLQATSDLYGAGSAEYTAVAAAWTAINVK, encoded by the coding sequence ATGGTCGCCGTCGCGCTCACCAGTGGCTCGGCCAGCGCCCAGGCCGATCGCGAAAAGGGCGCGACCGCTCTCGTACTGTCCGCCGCACAGCGCACCGCCGCGCTCAAGGACGCACAGTCCGAGGCGGCCACCACCGCCAGAGCCATCGGCCTCGGCGGCAAGGAGAAACTCGTCGTCCGCGACGTCGTCAAGGATGCCGACGGCACGGTCCACACGCGCTACGAGCGCACCTACGACGGTCTGCCCGTCGTCGGCGGCGACCTCGTCGTGCACGAGAAGAAGTCCGGCGCCCGCTCCACCACCAAGGCCACCAACGCACCGATAGCCGTGGCCAGTACGGCCCCCTCCATATCCGCCGCGAGCGCGAAGAAGTCCGCCCTCGCCTCCTCCGACGCCAGGTCCGAGACCGCCTCGTCCGCCCGCAAGGTGATCTGGGCCGCCACCGGAAGGCCCACCCTCGCCTGGGAATCCGTCGTCACCGGCATCCAGCAGGACGGCACCCCGAGCGAGCGGCACGTCCTCACCGACGCGGCCACCGGCAAGGAGCTGTACGCCTACGAGGCCATCGAGACCGGCACCGGCAACAGCCAGTACAGCGGCACCGTCACGCTCGGCACCGCGCCCTCGTACACGCTGACCGACACCGGCCGCGGCGGCCACAAGACGTATGACCTCGGCGGCGCCACCAACGGCACCGGCACCCTCTTCAGCGACCCCGACGACACCTGGGGCGACGGGACCGCGGCCAACCGCCAGACCGCGGCCGTCGACGCCCACTACGGCGCTGCGGTGACCTGGGACTTCTACAAGAACGAGCTGTCCCGCAACGGCATCAGGGGTGACGGCGTCGCCGCCTACTCCCGCGTCCACTACGGCAACGCCTACGTCAACGCCTTCTGGTCCGACCAGTGCTTCTGCATGACGTACGGCGACGGCGCCGCCAATCTCAAGCCGCTCACCTCGCTCGACGTGGCCGGCCACGAGATGAGCCACGGCCTGACCGCCTCCACCGCCGGCCTGCGCTACAACAAGGAGTCCGGCGGCCTCAACGAGGCCACCTCCGACATCTTCGGCACGTCGGTCGAGTTCTACGCGGCCAACACCGCGGACGCCGGCGACTACCTCATCGGCGAGAAGATCGACATCCGTGGCAACGGCACCCCGCTGCGCTACATGGACAAGCCGAGCCGCGACGGCAACTCCGCCGACTACTGGTCACGGACCGTCGGCCGGCTCGACGTGCACTACTCCTCCGGCCCCGCGAACCACTTCTTCTACCTGCTCTCCGAGGGCAGCGGCGCCAAGACGATCAACGGCGTCAGCTACGACTCCCCGACCTACGACGGCTCCACCGTCACCGGGATCGGCCGGGTCAAGGCGTACAAGATCTGGTACAAGGCGCTCTCCACGTACATGACCTCCTCCACGAACTACGCGGGCGCCCGCGCCGCGACCCTGCAGGCGACGAGCGACCTGTACGGCGCGGGCAGCGCGGAGTACACGGCGGTCGCGGCCGCCTGGACCGCGATCAACGTGAAGTAG
- a CDS encoding GNAT family N-acetyltransferase: MIRIATPADIPEIHRMVRELAEYEKALDEARASEEQLTEALFGERPAAFAHIAETDEGEVAGFALWFLNFSTWTGVSGIYLEDLYVRPALRGGGHGKALLTELARLCAERGYQRLEWAVLNWNTPSVDFYRSLGAKPQDEWTVYRLTGEALASLGS; the protein is encoded by the coding sequence ATGATTCGTATCGCCACACCGGCCGACATCCCTGAGATTCACCGTATGGTCCGCGAACTCGCGGAGTACGAGAAGGCCTTGGACGAGGCCCGCGCGAGTGAGGAGCAGCTGACCGAGGCGCTGTTCGGGGAGCGGCCCGCCGCTTTCGCGCACATCGCGGAGACGGACGAGGGGGAGGTGGCGGGTTTCGCGCTGTGGTTCCTCAACTTCTCGACGTGGACGGGCGTGAGCGGCATCTATCTGGAGGACCTGTACGTGCGTCCGGCGCTGCGCGGGGGTGGGCACGGGAAGGCGCTGCTGACCGAGCTGGCGCGGCTCTGTGCGGAGCGCGGGTATCAGCGCCTGGAGTGGGCCGTACTGAACTGGAACACCCCGTCGGTCGACTTCTACCGCTCGCTGGGGGCGAAGCCGCAGGACGAGTGGACGGTGTACCGGCTGACCGGCGAGGCGCTGGCTTCCCTGGGTTCCTAG
- a CDS encoding FAD-binding oxidoreductase has protein sequence MSTNSTSTVNGGISFWYAQEGTPAPREPLPGDTTADVCIVGGGYTGLWTAYYLKKAVPFLNITVLEGRFCGYGASGRNGGWLYNGIAGRDRYARLHGHDAAVRLQQAMNDTVDEVIHVAAEENIDADIHKGGVLEVAHNPAQLTRLKNFHAVEIAFGEKDRVLLGARETADRIRITGAVASTWTPHGARLHPVKLIKGLAAAVEALGVTIHESTPVTEIRPKHAVTPYGTVRAPYILRCTEGFTAHLKGHKRSWLPMNSSMIATEPLPQSVWDTIGWDGRETLGDMAHAYMYAQRTADNRIALGGRGVPYRYGSRTDNDGRTQPATVEALRDILVRFFPTTAGVRIDHAWSGVLGVPRDWCATVALDRSTGLGWAGGYVGSGVATTNLAARTLRDLIQQDSGQSGGTDLTQLPWVNHRVRTWEPEPLRWLGVQTLYAAYRTADRRESTAQSAQTDRIARLADRVAGRH, from the coding sequence ATGAGCACGAACAGCACGAGCACCGTCAACGGCGGCATATCGTTCTGGTACGCACAGGAAGGCACCCCGGCCCCCCGGGAGCCCCTCCCCGGCGACACCACCGCGGACGTCTGCATCGTCGGCGGCGGATACACCGGCCTGTGGACGGCCTACTACCTCAAAAAGGCCGTCCCCTTCCTGAACATCACCGTCCTCGAAGGCAGGTTCTGCGGTTACGGCGCCTCCGGCCGCAACGGCGGCTGGCTCTACAACGGCATCGCCGGCCGCGACCGCTACGCCAGACTCCACGGACACGACGCCGCCGTCCGCCTCCAGCAGGCCATGAACGACACCGTCGACGAGGTCATCCACGTCGCGGCCGAAGAGAACATCGACGCCGACATCCACAAGGGCGGGGTACTCGAAGTCGCCCACAACCCGGCCCAGTTGACCCGCCTCAAGAACTTCCACGCCGTCGAGATCGCCTTCGGCGAGAAGGACCGCGTCCTGCTCGGCGCCCGCGAAACAGCCGACCGCATACGCATCACCGGCGCCGTCGCCTCCACCTGGACCCCGCACGGCGCGCGACTGCACCCCGTCAAACTGATCAAGGGTCTTGCCGCGGCCGTCGAGGCACTGGGCGTCACGATCCACGAGTCGACGCCCGTCACCGAAATCCGCCCCAAGCACGCCGTGACCCCCTACGGCACGGTCCGCGCCCCCTACATCCTGCGCTGCACCGAGGGCTTCACGGCACACCTCAAGGGCCACAAACGCTCCTGGCTCCCCATGAACTCCTCCATGATCGCCACCGAGCCCCTCCCCCAGTCCGTCTGGGACACCATCGGCTGGGACGGCCGCGAAACCCTCGGCGACATGGCCCACGCCTACATGTACGCCCAGCGCACCGCCGACAACCGCATCGCCCTCGGCGGCCGCGGCGTCCCCTACCGCTACGGCTCCAGAACCGACAACGACGGCCGCACCCAGCCGGCCACCGTCGAAGCCCTCCGCGACATCCTGGTCCGCTTCTTCCCCACCACCGCGGGCGTCCGCATCGACCACGCGTGGTCCGGCGTCCTCGGCGTCCCCCGCGACTGGTGCGCCACCGTCGCCCTGGACCGCTCCACCGGCCTCGGCTGGGCAGGCGGATACGTCGGCTCGGGCGTGGCCACCACCAACCTCGCGGCCCGTACCCTGCGCGACCTGATCCAGCAGGACTCGGGCCAGTCGGGCGGGACCGACCTCACACAGCTCCCCTGGGTCAACCACAGGGTCCGCACCTGGGAGCCGGAACCCCTGCGCTGGCTGGGCGTCCAGACGCTGTACGCGGCCTACCGCACGGCGGACCGCCGCGAATCAACGGCACAGTCGGCACAGACGGACCGCATCGCACGGTTGGCGGACCGCGTCGCGGGCCGCCATTAG
- a CDS encoding ABC transporter ATP-binding protein translates to MATVTFDKATRIYPGTEKPAVDQLEIETQDGEFLVLVGPSGCGKSTSLRMLAGLEDVNAGSIRIGDRDVTHLPPKDRDIAMVFQNYALYPHMSVADNMGFALKIAGVNKSDIRKKVEEAAKILDLTEYLDRKPKALSGGQRQRVAMGRAIVREPQVFLMDEPLSNLDAKLRVSTRTQIASLQRRLGITTVYVTHDQVEAMTMGDRVAVLKDGLLQQVDTPRNMYDRPANLFVAGFIGSPAMNLVEVPITDGGVKFGNSVVPVSREALSAAANKGDTTVTVGVRPEHFDVVELNGSAASSLSKHAQDAPAGLAVSVNVVEELGADGYVYGSAQVGGEHKDLVVRVGGRSVPDKGAELHVVPRPGEIHVFSTSTGERLSD, encoded by the coding sequence ATGGCCACTGTCACGTTCGACAAGGCGACCCGGATCTATCCGGGCACCGAGAAGCCCGCCGTCGATCAGCTCGAGATCGAGACGCAGGACGGCGAGTTCCTCGTCCTCGTCGGCCCCTCCGGCTGCGGCAAGTCGACCTCCCTGCGCATGCTCGCCGGTCTCGAGGACGTCAACGCCGGATCCATCCGCATCGGTGACCGCGACGTCACTCACCTGCCGCCCAAGGACCGGGACATCGCCATGGTGTTCCAGAACTACGCGCTCTACCCGCACATGTCGGTCGCCGACAACATGGGCTTCGCGCTCAAGATCGCCGGCGTCAACAAGAGCGACATCCGCAAGAAGGTCGAAGAGGCCGCGAAGATCCTTGACCTCACCGAATACCTCGACCGCAAGCCCAAGGCGCTCTCCGGTGGTCAGCGTCAGCGTGTGGCCATGGGCCGGGCCATCGTGCGTGAGCCGCAGGTCTTCCTCATGGACGAGCCGCTGTCGAACCTCGACGCCAAGCTGCGGGTCTCGACCCGTACGCAGATCGCCAGCCTGCAGCGCCGTCTGGGCATCACCACGGTGTACGTCACGCACGACCAGGTCGAGGCCATGACCATGGGTGACCGTGTCGCGGTCCTCAAGGACGGCCTGCTGCAGCAGGTCGACACGCCGCGCAACATGTACGACCGCCCGGCCAACCTGTTCGTCGCCGGTTTCATCGGCTCCCCGGCCATGAACCTCGTCGAGGTCCCGATCACCGACGGCGGTGTGAAGTTCGGCAACAGCGTCGTACCCGTCTCGCGTGAGGCGCTGTCCGCCGCCGCGAACAAGGGCGACACCACGGTCACGGTCGGTGTCCGGCCCGAGCACTTCGACGTGGTCGAACTCAACGGCTCGGCGGCCTCGTCCCTTTCCAAGCACGCCCAGGACGCCCCGGCCGGTCTCGCCGTGTCCGTGAACGTCGTCGAGGAGCTCGGCGCCGACGGCTACGTCTACGGCTCCGCCCAGGTCGGCGGCGAGCACAAGGACCTCGTGGTACGGGTCGGCGGGCGTTCCGTGCCGGACAAGGGCGCCGAGCTGCATGTCGTGCCGCGTCCGGGTGAGATCCACGTGTTCTCGACCTCGACGGGCGAGCGTCTCAGCGACTGA
- a CDS encoding nucleotidyltransferase family protein, with product MHTPSYPTQAVVLAGGQGSRLRPYTDDRPKPMVEIPGTGTPIIGHQLAWLAAEGVTDAVVSCGHLAEVLQEWLESADLPLRVTTVVESEPLGRGGGLKYAAARLPHPDEPWYATNGDIWTRFSLREMAAFHGERDAIATLALARPRIPWGAVETDTFGHITDFVESPPSPYLINAGVYVFSAAFTDLLPDKGDHERTTFPRLARERRLAGFPLPQGAYWRAIDTAKDLTEAAKELAAQSR from the coding sequence ATGCATACGCCTTCGTATCCGACGCAGGCCGTGGTCCTGGCGGGCGGCCAGGGCTCGCGGCTGCGCCCGTACACCGATGACCGCCCCAAGCCGATGGTCGAGATCCCGGGGACCGGGACCCCGATCATCGGCCATCAGCTTGCCTGGCTGGCCGCCGAGGGCGTCACGGACGCCGTCGTCTCCTGCGGTCATCTCGCCGAGGTACTCCAGGAGTGGCTGGAGAGCGCCGATCTGCCGCTGCGGGTGACCACGGTCGTCGAGTCGGAGCCGCTGGGCCGGGGCGGCGGCCTCAAGTACGCCGCCGCCCGTCTCCCGCATCCGGACGAGCCCTGGTACGCCACCAACGGCGACATCTGGACCCGCTTCTCGCTGCGCGAGATGGCCGCGTTCCACGGCGAGCGCGACGCCATCGCCACGCTCGCTCTGGCCCGCCCCCGGATCCCCTGGGGCGCGGTCGAGACGGACACCTTCGGCCACATCACGGACTTCGTCGAGTCCCCGCCGTCGCCGTATCTCATCAACGCGGGCGTGTACGTCTTCTCAGCGGCCTTCACGGACCTGCTGCCCGACAAGGGCGACCATGAGCGCACCACCTTCCCCCGTCTCGCGCGTGAGCGCCGTCTGGCGGGTTTCCCGCTGCCTCAGGGCGCGTACTGGCGGGCGATCGACACCGCCAAGGATCTGACCGAGGCCGCCAAGGAGCTCGCCGCTCAGTCGCGTTGA